One Megalobrama amblycephala isolate DHTTF-2021 linkage group LG15, ASM1881202v1, whole genome shotgun sequence genomic window, CATTTAAGAGCCCCTGTTACTCAGTGTACAGTACCTGTCAAGTTGGGAAACATGACaaattttttaaaggtgccatcgaacgttttttatttttttttacaagatgtaacataagtctaaggtgtcccctgaatgtgtctgggaagtttcagctcaaaataccccatagatttttttttaatgcatttttttaactgcctattttggggcatcattaaatatgtgccgattcatgctgcggcccctttaaattctcgtgctctccacccacggagctcgcgcttgccttgaacagcataaacaaagtttacacagctaatataaccctcaaaatggatctttacaaagtgttcgtcatgcatgctgcatgcatacatcggattatgtgagtattgtatttatttggatgtttacatttgattctgaatgagtttgatagtgctccgtggctaaagctaacattacacactgttggagagatttataaagaattaagttgtttatgaattatacagactgcaagtgtttaaaaatgaaaatatcgacagctctcttgtctccgtgaatacagtaagaaacaatgataacgttaaccacatttaacagtacattagcaacatgctaacgaaacatttggaaagacagtttacaaatatcatgttatcatggatcatgtcagttattatcgctccatctgccatttttcgctgttttcattgcttgcttacctagtctgatgcttcatctgtgcacagatccagacgttaatactggctgcccttgtctaatgccttgaacatgggctggcatatgcaaatattgggggcgtacatattaatgatcccgactgttacgtaactgttggtgttatgttgagattcgcctgtttttcggaggtcttttaaacgaatgagatttatataagaaggaggaaacaatggagtttgagactcactgtatgtcatttccttgtactgaactcttgttattcaactatgccattgccaagataaattcaatttttaattctagggcacctttaatgctttttaaagaagtctcttatgttcaccaaggctgcatttatttaataaaaaatacagtcaaaacaggaatattgttttctatttttctattttcaattttttctgttttgaatgtattgtaaaatattatttattcttgtgatcaaaTCTGCATTTTCagcgtcattactccagtcttcagtgtcacatgatccttcagaaatcattctaatatgatgatttgatataATTTCTGATTATTTTCAATCTTAAAAAGTTTTTGCTGCTAAATGATTTTCTATAAACAAtaccatttaaacatttgtggtaaaataaagagagagagaagttaatacttttattcatcaaggatgcattaaattgatcaaaagtgacagttgatatttgtaatgttacaaaagatttctgtttaataaatgctgttagtTAAAAACattctatttattaaagaatcctgaaaaagtatcacagtttccacaaaaatatgaagcagcaaatcatcatattagaatgatttctgaagggtcatgtgatactgaagactggagtaatgatgctgaacacTCAGCTTtgttcacaggaataaaatacattttacaatatattcacatagaagacggtttaaattttaaactttaaatttgtaacattatttcgcaatattactctttttactgtatttttgataggGTAAatgcagaagagacttctttcaaaaacattaaaaaattgtcatgtttccaaacttttgacttttATATACTGATTATCagttataaataataatgatgaatgTCATTATTTCTCATGTTGATGCTGgtgatttttattaaagggaTTTGAAGGTGTCCAATCTACTGATGACAGACAAGGGCTGCGTTAAGATAGGTGAGTGGATATAAATAAACTGACATTTTCTGAGAATagtgagaatttaaaggggaaaTGTGATTTAATTGGCATGAATAATGTGAAAATGCTCTTGCGAGTAGGCTGATTATCTTTATATATAGCATGATTTCTTTCAtgcttttgggtgaactatgacCTGGACACGTTCTTGGCAGGTTTTATGAGATTCACCCACATAGACTTCTGTCAGTGATGGATGTCTGACTGTTTTTCCACAGCTGACTTTGGTCTGGCGCGTGTTTATGGTATCCCTTTACAGCCCATGACTCCTCGAGTAGTCACTTTGTGGTAAGCAGTTAAACTAATTAGTCTCTCTATCATCCTGCTAATCCTTCAAATCTCTCTTTCCATCACTGACTATGTTTTCTTTACAGGTATCGAGCACCAGAGCTCCTCCTAGGGACCAAAACTCAGACGACTGCCCTGGACATGTGGTGAGAACTGGACGAACATTGCTAGAACAAAAGCTGCTTTTCCACCATTGGGCCGAACTGTTCTCATTGCGTAACCGTTCCATTCCGTGCCGATCTGGTGCCAGCTGGTACGGTTATGGTTTCTttttccactgtggggctgATAACGGCCGCTCTTTTGAATTTTAATGAATGGATTGAATTTAATCCTGATTGGCGACATCACTTCACGGATTCTACCAGCACAGTCTGTAATCGTGCCGTGCCATACCAGGCTCAAGTGGAAACACAACTGGAACCGTTCCTTACCTTTCTAGGAACCGTCCGGCTCGACAAAGTAAAAGCGGCTAAAGtcttatgtaatcagattaccttTTCAGATATTAGTCAAGAGACAGAGTGGAAAGACAGAGAAGGAACTTGTAAGACATAAGCTTTTTGGTCATGTGTCTGTGGATAGACAGCAGTCAGTGGAACTGATAATAGTTTCTGAGtacaaaatagcaaaaaaataaatccgcAATAATAgggaaaagaaaataaatgttgatgtgAAAAAATCAGAAagtgtaataaatattttaacagcTTTGATATTATTACTCCTGTTATTATAACAGTGCACCTCTATTATTGTCATTATACTACAATTATAAGAATACTTATATCACAATATCACAGTAATGAagcaaattaaatttatataatcaGATATCATCTTGTGTTTTGCATTAAGGTTATTGTGGCGACTCTTGGGCTGTTTTGCATTAACGAGCGCGAATGACCTGAGTGATTTTTTGAAGAGATCGTTCAAAGGCGAATTTTGTTCATGATGTGAATGTCTTTCTGTGGTATGTACGTGTGTGTGACCCTGTTGACGCattgtattaaagggttagttcacccaaaaatgaaaagtatgTATCActatcatgtcgttccacacccctaaggccttcgttcatcttcggaacacaaattaagattgttttgataaaatccgatgcctcagtgaggcctgcattgacagcatgATAATTACACTtacagatgcccagaaaggtactaaaaacatatttaaaacagttcatgtgactgcagtggttcaacattaatgttatgaagtgacaagaatacattttgtgcggcaaaattttttttaaaaataacgactttattcaacaatatctagtaatggacgatttcaaaacactgatttacaatttttttgtttcgaatcagtggttcggagcaccagtcacatgatttcagtaaatgaggcttcattCTGTAATAAGTGtgtcgaaatttcaatagttcaccactagggggcgtgactttggcagtttgatatgcgatCCGAACCAcggattcgattcgtaaagcattgaagcttcatgaagcagtgttttgaaatcgtccatcattagatattgttgaataaagtcgttattttgttttttttagcgcacaaaaagtattctcgacgCTTCATAACagtaaagttgaaccactgtagtcacatggactgatttaaatacatttttagtagctttctgggcatctgaaagtgttaatatattgctggcaatagaggcctcactgagccatcagatttcatcaacaatatcttaatttgtgttctgaagatgaacgaaggtcttacggtgtggaacgacatgagggtgagtaatttgacaattttaatttttgggtgaactatcactttaagatGTCTCAGCTGATCTGATTGCAGGTGGTCAGCACTAAATACATGGAGATGTGTCAGAGACATGTGACCACCTGCTGCCTACTCACCTGTCAGTCAACCAGGGGTGTGAAGTATCGAATCACAAATTGATAATGAACATTGATATTTTATGTGCAACAATAACTCTCTTAGtgttcattaaagggatagttcaaccaaaaatgtgaattataaTATAATCCACACGACTCCactgggttaataaaggccttctaaagcaaagtgatgggtttttgtaagaaaaatttcCATATtgaaaactttataaagtaaaaaagagtgacctctgacccaacGCAATGACAAACGCGGAAgcgcagaggagagagcaaaacaaaactccGGTCATGAATTAAAAGTCCAAAAAGATAATttataaagagaaatgtcggaggatttcaaaataagagaagaggagcttgaatttgttgcacagccctatttgaaCCGTGAGAGacgtctaagcttacgatactcctacatcctgcgtcatacatcacttcagaggattactcatttAGCACGAGTCGACTTGTACAGTGTGTGTACGGTTGCCTGCGGGACATCCCCTTAAAATCTAATTAGAGAGAGTCACACAAGACACATTTAAGTCGCATGTTACTTCCAAGTGTAAATGGTGATTTGTCTTGTCTGGCCACTTGTGATCGGATTACACAAGAGAGATCTAAATACTGAATGtaaacaggtgtgtgtgtgtgagagagagagagagagactcggATAAATTACTTTTGACAGCAGAAATACCCTTTCCATCAAAACAAAATGTAGCGTCATCACTTTTGTGGAGAGTGACACATTAAAGTTATTAGAGGTTGAGCTACAAATAATCTTACTCGGCCTCTTTGAAGTCTAGTCTTGCTCTGTTGTTTTCCATCAATTCAATGTGACACTGATATCACAAAAACATCTATAAGAGCTCTTTTAGTCTTGTCCAGCACTATGTTGTGTGTTCTTGGACTCCCACTAACCAGAGCTGGACCTTTTCAGTGCTTCATGAACAGATGTCTATGTTCTCCTCTTGCAGGGCCGTCGGCTGCATCTTTGCTGAGCTTCTTGCCCATAAACCGCTTCTGCCTGGAGCTTCAGAGATCCAGCAGGTGGATTTGATTGTACAGCTGTTGGGAACACCCAATGAGAGCATCTGGCCGGTACTGAGTGTAGCTTCAAAATGAGATCCATAAATAAAGAACGGGTGTTTTATCTGAGTCAAGATGTGAAAGAATACCTGAAACTCTGATGAACGTTGACACTACAAGCTAAATGCTTAGTTTCTTGTGGATTTTAGGGATTCTCGCGTCTGCCGCTGGTTGGGCAGTACAGTCTGAGGAAACAGCCCTACAACAACTTAAAGAACAAGTTCACCTGGTTATCAGAAGCTGGTTTGAGACTGCTCAACCTTCTGTTCATGTACAACCCACAGCGCAGGTACAGGAAACAcaccttttattttatatatatatatatatatatatatatatatatatatatatatatatatatgagagagagagatagagggaAAACTATTTTATTGTGCCTTGTGTATTTTCATTGCTGCCACATACACGTTAAATCTTTTCTCGTAAATAACGAGATGTTATGTTGTAAAAATGACATATCGTCTTAAAAACTACATATTTTCACATAATAACGAGATATGgcgttaaaattatttttttttctcattaaaacgcTATTTTCTCGTAATAAAGAGATGttacattgtaaaaatgacattttctcgTAAAAACGAGATATTAAAGTGagtttttctaatttttctCATAACAGAGATGTTGTCATAACATCTTTTCTTGTAATAACAAGATATGCCGTAAAAACAACATATGCcgtaaaaatgacattttctcgTAATAACGAGATAACGAAAtaatttttctcattaaaacgaCATCATCTTGTAATAGAGATGTTATGTCATAaaaacgacatcttttctcgtaataacAAGATATGTCGTAAAAACGGCATTTTCTCATAACGAGATGCCAGTAAAACGAGTTTTCTTGTTAAAACCACAtattttctcgtaataacgagatatgacgttaaaattaatttttttttctcattaaaacgcCATTTTCTCGTAATAAAGAGATGTTATgttgtaaaaatgacattttctcgTAAAAACTACATATTTTCAAGTTATAACGAGATATTAAAGTGAGTTTTTCTCACTTTTCTCGTAATAGAGATGTTGTCATAACATCTTTTCTTGTAATAACAAGATATGCCGTAAAAACAACATAAGCcgtaaaaatgacattttctcgtaataacgagataacaaaataatttttctcattaaaacgaCATCATCTGGTAATAAAGAGATGTTGTCATAaaaacgacatcttttctcgtaataacAAGATATGTCGTAAAAACGAGATGCCGTTAAAACGACAGTTTTCTTGTTAAAACCACATATTTTCTCGTAACAAAGACGTATGTCATTAAAACTACATATTTCGTACCTGTAACGTTATTACGAGAAGTAGTTTTaacaagaaaaatgtaatttttacgtcataacatctcgttattatgtgaaaaaatgcagtttttacaACATATCTCGTTATTACGATATGATtgggtggaaaaaaatatgcatgtgGCAGCAATGCAccactgtatttatttatttatttatttagatatgtattttaaatgttacatagcTTGAATCTAATTGACAAACCGATGTTTATGGTCCCTGTGACTAAAAAACACATATATCATGCTATTTAATATTGCACTGTTTCTTATAGAGCCACAGCTAAGGATTGTTTAGAAAGTTCCTACTTCAAGGAAAAGCCCTTGCGTAAGTACAGGCTtgttcagttttagttttacacATTTCTCTATATTGAGATGCTGTTTTTAAGCGGATTTTGCTGTGATGTTTTCTCCATGTTTTACTCCGCAGCGTGTGAACCAGAGCTGATGCCCACATTTCCTCACCATAGAAACAAACGGGTCGGTTCTGTGAATGAAAGCCAGTCCAAAAGAAGCAAAGTATGATGAACTCTGCCTGATGAGTGACGGCAGTCACAGATGATATCGCAAATGAGCTTTACTTTCCAAATGGGAAATATGTGTTCTTATACTGTAAGATATTTTGCAAATAACATGTTCAAACTTAGACATCAGATACATTGTAAATAATACAGTTAAATCATAGTTAAGTTAAATGATGCTGTagcattttttttgtacaaagaTTCTGTTTTGAATACAATGTAATGTCACTTATGTTATTCATTTTGTTGGGTTGATTGTGGGCTTAACCTGCTTAGTATTTTTTGTTGATTTGTGAAATGGAAgatttcatgacaaatttattgtTGATTAACCAACAGCCTAGAATGAGCTTGAAAAAGTATGATTTGAAAAGCATGGTTAAGTATATGAGACACGATGGCGCCAGCATCTGATGATGTATGCATCTGCTGTCAGATTCCTCACTGATTTATGAATTTCAAATCAGTGCTTTTCTAGAAATATACAGTTCCCTCCAttaatattggcacccttggtaaatatgagcaaaggtggctgtgaaaatgtctgcattgtttatccttttgatctttcattaaaaaaatgtacaaaattttaataattcttggcaacagttcttttaacccttgatggagtgtgtagcttttcatataacatgctagaaacataatcactgtaataatgatccatccatAGAATCTCAagcatttgcctattaaaatcaaaacgactttttttggctgggcagtgtttgtgtgtgtgtgtttgtgtgtgtgtgtgtgtgtgtgtgtgtaaatatatatatatatatatatatatatatatatatatatatatatatatatatatatatatatatatataatatatatatatatatatatatacatatatatgtgacGTTTATATTGCACTTTTCTCAGCactttacatttgataaattcagCACAATATCATTATCAGCATGtcaattttgtgaaatattaaaattagtTAAAAGTACCACATAAAATTAATACCTGCATACTGCATAGGTACGCCgcatttaaaggaatatttcaccccaaactaaaaattctgtcatcatgtactCATGATTTTGATTCATCTTAGAAACACAAAAcgagatattttaatgaaatctgagaataCTTGTTTAATTTCAAGTCCAGGTAACCAAAACTTGAAAGATACAAAAAGATAAAATGAAGATACGATCACAAATttgagcttttatttacatataaaagaatgccttctcacacacacagagaaaagcTTGTGCATGCATCACACACTACAACAAACCTCACTGGTTTTCATTGTGCACACACAAGCTTCCTGTTTACCAAATGTAATGTACTCTATGCATGCgtgtatatgtaaataaaagagTAATGTCTTCACACTGAGTTTACAgctccaaaaacatttattaattaacagCTCAAAGTTTCAACTGTCAGGTCTTCATCAGGaataaaattaaatctgttcatcatatacaTCAATCATATCTCTTCacaagacttggattaaaccgctcgattcataAGGATTCGTTTTACGACACCTTTAGAACCTTTTTGGAACAGTACAGTTACCTGGACTTCTCAGGTGTCaataaaatatcttgtgtttaGAAGATTCaccaaagtcttatgggtttaaaacaacagaattttcatttttgggcgaactaaccctttaattcttgTATATTTACTTCACAGCATTCTCCATTTTTGTCTGATACATACACAGCATATTCAGAGAAAATTATCCTTTGATTAAATCAAAATTGTTAATGTAACAACTACTGTTAGAAATCAAGTGTATCCATTTTAAGCAGATTGGATTGGCTGAAGTAAACACAGCTGCACAAATTGttttaaaagtcattttttaTCAGTTCAGGTCAGCGTGGGTTTCTTCAGAATGAATGACGGCTATGTCTATAACACACTTCATTATTTGAAcacatctgctttaaataagTGAAATGTTGATGGCGAGCTTGACAAAATACACGGCCAGGGCATATTTCACCCGAATCAAAAGAGAAACAATCTGAATAGTTGTAAAATAGGCTcgattttctttatttaaaacacGAATAACGAAAATCAAGCCTATTTTAGTAACATTAAGATTTTCCATTGTGACACTTTTCATGAAGAAAATCTAAAGATCATCATCAGCACAAATAATAGGCTTCATATTCTTCCCAAATGTCTTTCCTTTTAATTCTGGGGTGAAACACGACCCAGGCATGTTTTGATGAGATTCACCCAAACCACGTTCAGAAATTAAAGTGCTGAAATACTGAGCTGGACACAATACATACTCATAAAGCTCAAAATGATCTGTCACTAGAGGAGTGCTCGAAACAATCCAAAGTAGtgagaataaattaaaataaatactcaTTGTAATGTTGATAGCTCATTCGGAATAAAGGGCAGACAGGAAAAACAATTTCATAAAATGAACGCTTCAACAAATTTGATcatgtaaatgtaaacaaaacaagcaaGCTTCATGCTCCGGTCTTTTCTATCGATTAACATTAAACGGATGAATCTGTAGTGCTGGGCGATTAGAGATGTTAGATTAGATCACATGCTCCTGCTGTTCACTGCTGCGGGTTAGTTTAGAGAAGAAAGTCCAGGTTGAGTTGGGACAGCTACATATGAATCGATGTTTGAAATGAAAGCGTGTCGTGGTTCAGCCCTCCTGTCCAAAATCCTCTGTGAACTTCTTCACCTTCAGCAGGTCTTCTGTGTTGACGGTGGGGCGTGTGGTGGCCAACGAGCGCAGCATGTCAGactacaaacaaacacacacgcaaacAAACTCCGTTACACAAcagcacgtgtgtgtgtgtatatattttttgtcaataACAATTAGCAATAAATCTGCCATCTTATTCCTTTCATGCATGAATTATGATATTCTCAGTcaggatttttttcatgtttttatttctcttagagcatgaaaaacaagattttttttttttttttttttacacatatttTCTAAAGAGATTTCCAGATGTCCACTTGAGCGGACAGTATGCGTTTATCAGTCCCTCCAGGATTTTGCGGGatttttttctgatttctgcagcttaaaatgacttaaaatgactaaaatggcTTTTCTCAAAATTTGCGGCATTTCTTGTGTcgtttttcaataaaaatacacCAGAGTCAGTATTCttctaacatttttattacttttctgaGCTCAAGAACTTACATTGACTTACATTTTTGGTCATAAATAACAACCGCAgcaaacagcattttttgctcagttttggcctctgaataaaattttCCCCTCCATACTCACCATATCATATTGTGAATCCTGGTGTATCAAATATatgacaaaacataaaacacattcaaacttttttcttttacattttgtctaaaaggt contains:
- the cdk10 gene encoding cyclin-dependent kinase 10 isoform X2 — protein: MNRIGEGTYGIVYRARDTRTNEIVALKKVRMDKEKDGIPISSLREINLLIRLRHPNIVELKEVVVGSHLESLFLVMSYCEQDLASLLENMQSPFSEAQVKCIVLQLLKGLAYLHHNFILHRDLKVSNLLMTDKGCVKIADFGLARVYGIPLQPMTPRVVTLWYRAPELLLGTKTQTTALDMWAVGCIFAELLAHKPLLPGASEIQQVDLIVQLLGTPNESIWPGFSRLPLVGQYSLRKQPYNNLKNKFTWLSEAGLRLLNLLFMYNPQRRATAKDCLESSYFKEKPLPCEPELMPTFPHHRNKRVGSVNESQSKRSKV
- the cdk10 gene encoding cyclin-dependent kinase 10 isoform X1, coding for MESTAETDLEPLKLKSLKTNKTFVIPHRERLGKCRSVKEYEKMNRIGEGTYGIVYRARDTRTNEIVALKKVRMDKEKDGIPISSLREINLLIRLRHPNIVELKEVVVGSHLESLFLVMSYCEQDLASLLENMQSPFSEAQVKCIVLQLLKGLAYLHHNFILHRDLKVSNLLMTDKGCVKIADFGLARVYGIPLQPMTPRVVTLWYRAPELLLGTKTQTTALDMWAVGCIFAELLAHKPLLPGASEIQQVDLIVQLLGTPNESIWPGFSRLPLVGQYSLRKQPYNNLKNKFTWLSEAGLRLLNLLFMYNPQRRATAKDCLESSYFKEKPLPCEPELMPTFPHHRNKRVGSVNESQSKRSKV
- the cdk10 gene encoding cyclin-dependent kinase 10 isoform X3 — translated: MDKEKDGIPISSLREINLLIRLRHPNIVELKEVVVGSHLESLFLVMSYCEQDLASLLENMQSPFSEAQVKCIVLQLLKGLAYLHHNFILHRDLKVSNLLMTDKGCVKIADFGLARVYGIPLQPMTPRVVTLWYRAPELLLGTKTQTTALDMWAVGCIFAELLAHKPLLPGASEIQQVDLIVQLLGTPNESIWPGFSRLPLVGQYSLRKQPYNNLKNKFTWLSEAGLRLLNLLFMYNPQRRATAKDCLESSYFKEKPLPCEPELMPTFPHHRNKRVGSVNESQSKRSKV